The Xanthomonas sontii genome contains a region encoding:
- a CDS encoding TonB-dependent receptor yields MPSLLERVAPLLPCSWRAAPQPGPLAAAICTALALLAPAAQAQDAQTQDTQATTLERVSVTGSHLRRVDAETASPVITIDRQRIEDSGQDTLGQLLQQLPAMAGNMPNVALNSGFSHGRALVSLRNLGPERTLVLVNGHRMAGPASSVAAAPGVDVNAIPAAMVERIEVLTDGASSVYGSDAIAGVVNIILKDKYDGFAATADYGLSTHGDGNRRSLGLEWGKTWDRGGLILGVSRSSMNALYDSDRDYARTAQNYLKGQVVERRGNGTRAFLRNGSVLTPNADLAPGQVTASDFHTYSQAVEGYNSYTGQYLITPVQRTNASAHATFDFTPNVQGYLDMFWTRSETTSQLTAYGLEQPNAAQNYYNPFGAQLSRYLLRSVPANTRVYTSTMYQTNIVAGLRGKFGDSSWQWDAAAGYAHYKDTLVRNGFSITSALNNAVGASFRDSDGTIKCGTPGNVIAGCTPINVFNPDDPATIAGIKATQSAVDLIDESTMKFAEASVNGDLFAMPAGAVQAAFGLSFRKNGFSQGTSNPVAAADADGNCDYNDGCIMNQGHDETIKEAYAEVLVPLLKGVTGAQALNLNLGTRYSRYDYWGSTTNSKVALEWRPIDNLLIRATGSQVFRAPALGDLYGSPFNTVVDDVADYTDPCNGYTGGGNPAACANVPTSGRFVNNSTFTVLTTGSANAGFAIKPEQGRSYNIGAVYDPGWAEGLSLNLDSWRVTLDDMINGSGLNQVLQNCYDGQSAYCPLIKRGPTGQLVSVTVPFAINSGKVDIRGDDVGIKYALPETAWGRFRAGVDATYLASYTFSGDPHNYVGEQSSYGNMPRWRANFTLDWDNGPWHASWNTRLIGRTTVGSAYEDFCVNTAADGSCVYFPVGTVTYHDASVSRKFESLHTTLALGVNNLGNRTPPRYYGYASAANTDAFTYDTLGRYFWARIRTEF; encoded by the coding sequence ATGCCGTCTTTGCTCGAACGCGTTGCGCCGCTGCTCCCGTGTTCCTGGCGCGCCGCGCCGCAGCCCGGTCCGCTGGCCGCGGCCATCTGCACCGCCCTGGCCCTGCTCGCGCCGGCAGCGCAGGCGCAGGATGCGCAGACCCAGGACACCCAGGCGACCACGCTGGAACGCGTCAGCGTCACCGGCAGCCATCTGCGCCGGGTGGATGCGGAAACCGCCAGCCCGGTCATCACCATCGACCGCCAGCGCATCGAGGATAGCGGCCAGGACACCCTCGGCCAGTTGCTGCAGCAACTGCCGGCGATGGCCGGCAACATGCCCAACGTCGCGCTCAACTCCGGCTTCAGTCACGGCCGCGCGCTGGTGTCGCTGCGCAACCTCGGCCCGGAGCGCACCCTGGTGCTGGTCAACGGCCATCGCATGGCCGGGCCGGCCAGCAGCGTCGCCGCCGCGCCCGGCGTGGACGTCAACGCGATTCCGGCGGCCATGGTCGAGCGCATCGAGGTGCTCACCGACGGCGCCTCGTCGGTGTACGGCTCCGACGCCATCGCCGGCGTGGTCAACATCATCCTCAAGGACAAGTACGACGGCTTCGCCGCCACCGCCGACTACGGCCTGAGCACGCACGGCGACGGCAACCGGCGCTCGCTCGGCCTGGAGTGGGGCAAGACCTGGGACCGCGGCGGGCTGATCCTGGGCGTGAGCCGCAGCTCGATGAACGCGCTGTACGACAGCGATCGCGACTACGCGCGCACCGCGCAGAACTATCTCAAAGGCCAGGTGGTGGAGCGCCGCGGCAACGGCACCCGCGCCTTCCTGCGCAATGGCAGCGTGCTGACGCCCAATGCCGACCTGGCGCCGGGCCAGGTCACCGCGAGCGACTTCCATACCTACAGCCAGGCGGTGGAAGGCTACAACTCCTACACCGGGCAGTACCTGATCACCCCGGTGCAGCGCACCAACGCCTCTGCGCACGCCACGTTCGATTTCACCCCGAACGTGCAGGGCTACCTGGACATGTTCTGGACCCGCAGCGAGACCACCTCGCAGCTCACCGCCTACGGCCTGGAACAGCCCAACGCCGCGCAGAACTACTACAACCCCTTCGGCGCCCAGCTCAGCCGCTACCTGCTGCGTTCGGTGCCGGCCAACACCCGCGTCTACACCTCGACGATGTACCAGACCAACATCGTCGCCGGCTTGCGCGGCAAGTTCGGCGACAGCAGCTGGCAGTGGGATGCGGCGGCCGGCTACGCGCACTACAAGGACACCCTGGTGCGCAACGGCTTCTCCATCACCTCGGCGCTCAACAACGCGGTGGGTGCCTCGTTCCGCGACAGCGACGGCACCATCAAGTGCGGTACGCCCGGCAACGTCATCGCCGGCTGCACCCCGATCAACGTGTTCAACCCGGACGATCCGGCCACCATCGCCGGCATCAAGGCCACCCAGAGCGCGGTCGACCTGATCGACGAGAGCACGATGAAGTTCGCCGAGGCCAGCGTCAACGGCGACCTGTTCGCGATGCCGGCCGGAGCGGTGCAGGCCGCGTTCGGCCTGTCGTTCCGCAAGAACGGCTTCTCGCAGGGCACCAGCAATCCGGTGGCGGCGGCCGATGCGGACGGCAACTGCGACTACAACGACGGTTGCATCATGAACCAGGGCCACGACGAGACCATCAAGGAGGCGTATGCCGAAGTGCTGGTACCGCTGCTCAAGGGCGTGACCGGTGCGCAGGCGCTGAACCTCAACCTGGGCACGCGTTACTCGCGCTACGACTACTGGGGCAGCACCACCAACAGCAAGGTGGCGCTGGAATGGCGCCCGATCGACAACCTGCTGATCCGCGCCACCGGCTCGCAGGTGTTCCGCGCGCCGGCGCTGGGCGACCTGTATGGTTCGCCGTTCAACACCGTGGTCGACGACGTCGCCGACTACACCGATCCGTGCAACGGCTACACCGGCGGCGGCAATCCCGCAGCCTGCGCCAACGTGCCGACCAGCGGCCGTTTCGTCAACAACTCCACCTTTACCGTGCTCACCACCGGCTCGGCCAACGCGGGCTTTGCGATCAAGCCCGAGCAGGGCCGTTCCTACAATATCGGCGCGGTGTACGACCCGGGCTGGGCCGAGGGCCTGTCGCTGAACCTGGATAGCTGGCGCGTCACCCTCGACGACATGATCAATGGCAGCGGCCTGAATCAGGTGCTGCAGAACTGCTACGACGGCCAGAGCGCCTACTGCCCGCTGATCAAGCGCGGCCCGACCGGGCAACTGGTCAGCGTCACCGTGCCGTTCGCGATCAACAGCGGCAAGGTCGACATCCGCGGCGACGACGTCGGCATCAAGTACGCCTTGCCGGAGACGGCATGGGGCCGCTTCCGCGCCGGCGTCGATGCCACCTACCTGGCCAGCTACACGTTCAGCGGCGATCCGCACAACTACGTGGGCGAACAATCTAGCTACGGCAACATGCCGCGCTGGCGCGCCAACTTCACGCTCGACTGGGACAACGGCCCCTGGCACGCGAGCTGGAACACGCGCCTGATCGGGCGCACCACCGTCGGCAGCGCCTACGAGGACTTCTGCGTCAACACCGCCGCCGACGGCAGTTGCGTGTACTTCCCGGTCGGCACGGTGACCTATCACGACGCCAGCGTGAGCCGGAAGTTCGAGAGCCTGCATACCACCCTGGCGCTGGGCGTGAACAACCTCGGCAATCGCACGCCGCCGCGCTACTACGGCTATGCCAGCGCGGCCAACACCGATGCGTTCACCTACGACACGCTGGGGCGTTACTTCTGGGCGCGGATCAGGACCGAGTTTTGA
- a CDS encoding Tat pathway signal protein translates to MDRRDFLRQGLAVGAVAGVEALAGRAAAAPTAASAARAPAPPQLQPLPADALAGHTLQCRFVEAGATWEVYEDLRQPDGDLTLRGPGGALVLGKRTEAVFPAAQAPYFGMALAEVAMADADLLADRLLRDGDPRADEVRDVAPPPASQLDPKDYNGRLPWTTFVGTRECADTMPVYPDGRTRCYRAIQAFPELGKDELVRRRSEGLLGGWMPAVRKVVPAGEGRYYDILLFADVLAEDRFVVQTWHRSALVEHGKVSKVVYGYSYPDYPPRRGPRSAEDFYRGLLAFAGYWQAQLADTVQAQTPDASWRDMARFAFARELVVRPGGTYPKYGAVDRDYYGNEYDGFQDTFTSSLYANLEWGRFAQAAAVLDGYFSDFVQADGMVNMRGPETGQFGLTLSLLARYLRYTGDAALLRKHRDKIAATAQVLVELHDASLRLPASAPGHGLLHGWNESDACLFPDPQVWWKPYYANSALTVRGWQDLAAVWPGIAGPGGQAAAAQWQRRAQQLSTQLLRTLRGNIRRDLQPPYIGPLPGVKLTFRQSLQQEHPSEQGWPHRAYAELLQADVLPDDLAHLVIDCVRGHGGTSLGVVGNITAPTPEARDLLGFISYGYAQQLLRLDRIEEYLLFLYAHRYHVHTRGSWTAGEVTGITGGMPLFCIPAQLTIPLLLRWMLVFEDSAGEELFLARAVPRDWLGSGETIAIDAAPTRWGRVSLALHADPARKRIDGRVTLPAQRPARTWLTLRVPAGTRLQEVQLDGQPAALSGPRNERVLLPAGSAATVAISAVYG, encoded by the coding sequence ATGGATCGGAGAGATTTCCTGCGTCAGGGCCTGGCCGTCGGCGCGGTTGCCGGCGTGGAAGCGCTGGCCGGGCGTGCCGCCGCGGCACCCACAGCGGCCAGCGCCGCGCGTGCGCCTGCACCGCCGCAACTGCAGCCGCTGCCGGCCGACGCGCTGGCCGGGCACACCCTGCAATGCCGTTTTGTCGAGGCCGGCGCCACCTGGGAGGTGTACGAAGACCTGCGCCAGCCCGACGGCGATCTGACCCTGCGCGGGCCGGGCGGGGCGCTGGTGCTGGGCAAGCGCACCGAAGCGGTGTTCCCTGCCGCGCAGGCGCCGTATTTCGGCATGGCCCTGGCCGAGGTGGCGATGGCCGATGCCGACCTGCTCGCCGACCGCCTGCTGCGCGATGGCGACCCGCGCGCCGACGAGGTGCGCGACGTCGCGCCGCCGCCGGCCTCGCAACTGGATCCCAAGGACTACAACGGGCGCCTGCCGTGGACCACCTTCGTCGGTACCCGCGAGTGCGCCGACACCATGCCGGTGTACCCGGACGGGCGCACCCGCTGCTATCGCGCGATCCAGGCGTTCCCGGAGCTGGGCAAGGACGAACTGGTGCGGCGCCGCAGCGAAGGCCTGCTTGGCGGCTGGATGCCGGCGGTGCGCAAGGTGGTGCCGGCCGGCGAGGGCCGCTACTACGACATCCTGCTGTTCGCCGACGTGCTGGCCGAGGACCGCTTCGTGGTGCAGACCTGGCACCGTAGTGCGCTGGTCGAGCACGGCAAGGTCAGCAAGGTCGTGTACGGCTACAGCTATCCCGACTACCCGCCGCGGCGCGGCCCGCGCAGCGCCGAGGACTTCTACCGCGGCCTGCTCGCCTTCGCCGGCTACTGGCAGGCGCAGCTCGCCGACACCGTGCAGGCGCAAACCCCGGATGCGAGTTGGCGCGACATGGCGCGCTTCGCCTTCGCCCGCGAATTGGTGGTGCGTCCGGGCGGCACCTATCCCAAGTACGGTGCGGTGGACCGCGACTATTACGGCAACGAGTACGACGGCTTCCAGGACACCTTCACCAGTTCGCTGTACGCCAACCTGGAGTGGGGCCGCTTCGCCCAGGCCGCGGCGGTGCTGGACGGCTATTTCAGCGATTTCGTGCAGGCCGACGGCATGGTCAACATGCGCGGCCCGGAGACCGGCCAGTTCGGGCTGACCCTGTCGCTGCTGGCGCGCTACCTGCGCTACACCGGCGATGCCGCGCTGCTGCGCAAGCACCGCGACAAGATCGCCGCCACCGCGCAGGTGCTGGTCGAACTGCACGACGCCAGCCTGCGCCTCCCGGCATCGGCACCGGGGCACGGCCTGCTCCACGGCTGGAACGAATCCGATGCGTGCCTGTTCCCCGATCCGCAGGTGTGGTGGAAGCCGTACTACGCCAACAGCGCGCTGACGGTGCGCGGCTGGCAGGACCTGGCCGCGGTGTGGCCCGGCATCGCCGGGCCCGGCGGGCAGGCCGCCGCGGCGCAATGGCAGCGCCGCGCGCAGCAACTGTCCACGCAATTGCTGCGCACGCTGCGTGGCAACATCCGTCGCGATCTGCAGCCGCCGTATATCGGCCCGTTGCCGGGGGTGAAGCTGACGTTCCGCCAGTCGCTGCAGCAGGAGCATCCCAGCGAGCAGGGCTGGCCGCACCGCGCCTATGCCGAACTGCTGCAGGCCGACGTGCTGCCCGACGACCTGGCGCACCTGGTCATCGACTGCGTGCGCGGCCACGGCGGCACCAGCCTCGGTGTGGTCGGCAACATCACCGCGCCGACGCCGGAAGCGCGCGACCTGCTCGGCTTCATCTCCTACGGCTACGCGCAGCAGTTGCTGCGCCTGGACCGGATCGAGGAGTACCTGCTGTTCCTGTACGCGCACCGCTACCACGTGCATACCCGCGGCAGTTGGACGGCGGGCGAGGTCACCGGCATCACCGGCGGCATGCCGCTGTTCTGCATCCCCGCGCAGCTGACCATTCCGCTGCTGCTGCGCTGGATGCTGGTGTTCGAGGACAGCGCCGGCGAGGAGCTGTTCCTGGCGCGGGCGGTGCCGCGCGACTGGCTGGGCAGTGGCGAGACGATCGCGATCGACGCGGCGCCGACGCGCTGGGGCAGGGTGTCGCTGGCGCTGCACGCGGATCCGGCGCGCAAGCGCATCGACGGCCGCGTGACGCTGCCGGCGCAGCGGCCGGCACGCACCTGGCTGACCCTGCGCGTGCCGGCCGGCACCCGCCTGCAGGAGGTGCAACTGGACGGGCAGCCGGCGGCGCTGTCCGGGCCGCGCAACGAGCGCGTACTGTTGCCGGCCGGCAGCGCGGCGACGGTGGCGATTTCGGCCGTCTACGGCTGA
- a CDS encoding flagellar basal body protein: MTAIAPSSSIALSGMRAATSGLQVRANNIANLATDGFQRSVPVNQASAGGGVVGQLQQAGGPGSDLVDDMVGTLTERTAFQANARVLRAADDSIGSLLDVLA, encoded by the coding sequence ATGACCGCCATCGCCCCCAGTTCCTCGATCGCGCTCTCCGGCATGCGCGCGGCGACATCCGGGCTGCAGGTGCGCGCCAACAACATCGCCAATCTCGCCACCGACGGGTTCCAGCGCTCGGTGCCGGTGAACCAGGCGAGCGCCGGCGGTGGCGTGGTCGGGCAGTTGCAGCAGGCCGGTGGGCCGGGCAGCGATCTGGTCGACGACATGGTCGGTACGCTGACCGAGCGCACCGCGTTCCAGGCCAATGCGCGCGTGCTGCGCGCGGCCGACGACAGCATCGGCAGCCTGCTCGACGTGCTCGCGTAA